In Phyllopteryx taeniolatus isolate TA_2022b chromosome 6, UOR_Ptae_1.2, whole genome shotgun sequence, one genomic interval encodes:
- the leng9 gene encoding leukocyte receptor cluster member 9 isoform X4, whose amino-acid sequence MAIADVLLHDPEDKRDEEKQKNKDHRHKTAKPKESEGKDVNKKSRMRTADDVISRILWDSSVDASQFVVGYVDRFLGVMERPFSDFNWDTNPGDCDYTEIALPRHRIQYFTYRSHRVWDRHSRTDRVFGSTGQSLAPPFGGEEEVGETQLDDQEQQERVTLDHPESTRAEPPAGVGQRMECTQAENTHLEEDKHSEMNARTSELACDVEEAPNSVKALTDKVGLGLKDGDTNEKLANGEESFEGQNNLNLLAPLEQREESCGLRRPKKKPTHFITFRANTPAILSCFQQLQEEICALLPSSAPHWQDSSSLHVTLCLLVLAGPAEVEAAEEILRRFAHFDRNPPVTVSFTVKLKDFNGRVLYLSPQPQLPLQQLNGGLQEAYRSKGLLHRNSYNPRYHLTLAKVKGREGERIFNGVGDLKVGRGLNFGRLPVNSLHLCVIEGADVDGFYETVCTVTLR is encoded by the exons ATGGCTATTGCAGACGTTCTTCTTCACGACCCGGAGGACAAACgtgatgaagaaaaacaaaagaacaaagaccATAGGCACAAAACCGCTAAGCCTAAAGAAAGTGAGGGAAAAG ATGTCAACAAAAAGTCTCGCATGCGGACAGCTGATGATGTAATCTCTCGGATTCTCTGGGACTCTTCGGTGGACGCGTCCCAATTCGTAGTGGGATATGTGGACCGTTTCTTGGGCGTGATGGAGCGCCCCTTCTCTGACTTCAACTGGGACACTAACCCAGGTGACTGCGACTACACCGAGATTGCCCTCCCCAGACACAGGATCCAGTACTTCACCTACAGAAGTCACCGTGTCTGGGACCGACACAGCAGGACTGACAGGGTGTTTGGGTCCACCGGTCAATCTCTGGCTCCCCCCTTTGGAGGGGAGGAGGAAGTAGGAG AAACACAGCTTGACGACCAAGAGCAACAAGAGAGAGTAACTTTGGATCACCCAGAATCAACAAGAGCGGAGCCACCTGCCGGTGTCGGGCAGAGAATGGAGTGTACTCAGGCTGAGAACACACATCTGGAAGAAGACAAGCACAGTGAGATGAACGCTCGCACCTCTGAGTTGGCATGTGACGTGGAAGAGGCTCCAAATAG CGTGAAGGCCTTGACAGATAAAGTAGGGCTGGGATTAAAAGACGGAGACACCAATGAGAAATTGGCCAACGGGGAAGAAAGTTTTGAAGGCCAGAACAATTTG AATCTCTTGGCACCTCTCGAGCAGCGAGAAGAGAGCTGCGGTCTTCGTCGCCCTAAAAAGAAACCCACACACTTCATCACGTTCAGGGCCAACACTCCTGCCATCCTCAGCTGTTTCCAGCAGCTCCAGGAGGAGATCTGCGCCCTTCTCCCGTCGTCCGCCCCTCACTGGCAGGACTCCTCCAGCCTGCACGTCACCCTGTGCCTCCTGGTGCTGGCGGGCCCGGCCGAAGTGGAGGCCGCAGAGGAGATCCTCCGACGCTTTGCCCACTTTGATCGCAACCCCCCGGTGACCGTGAGCTTCACCGTGAAGCTGAAGGATTTCAACGGCAGGGTGCTGTACCTGAGCCCCCAGCCTCAGCTTCCACTCCAGCAGCTCAATGGTGGCCTGCAGGAAGCCTACAGGAGCAAGGGCTTGCTCCACAGGAACTCCTACAACCCACGCTATCATCTCACCCTGGCCAAAGTAAAGGGCAGGGAGGGAGAACGCATCTTCAATGGTGTGGGCGACCTGAAGGTGGGCAGAGGTTTAAATTTTGGCCGTTTGCCTGTGAACTCCTTGCACCTTTGTGTCATCGAGGGTGCCGATGTGGACGGTTTTTACGAGACTGTGTGCACAGTAACGCTTCgataa
- the leng9 gene encoding leukocyte receptor cluster member 9 isoform X5, with product MAIADVLLHDPEDKRDEEKQKNKDHRHKTAKPKENVNKKSRMRTADDVISRILWDSSVDASQFVVGYVDRFLGVMERPFSDFNWDTNPGDCDYTEIALPRHRIQYFTYRSHRVWDRHSRTDRVFGSTGQSLAPPFGGEEEVGETQLDDQEQQERVTLDHPESTRAEPPAGVGQRMECTQAENTHLEEDKHSEMNARTSELACDVEEAPNSVKALTDKVGLGLKDGDTNEKLANGEESFEGQNNLNLLAPLEQREESCGLRRPKKKPTHFITFRANTPAILSCFQQLQEEICALLPSSAPHWQDSSSLHVTLCLLVLAGPAEVEAAEEILRRFAHFDRNPPVTVSFTVKLKDFNGRVLYLSPQPQLPLQQLNGGLQEAYRSKGLLHRNSYNPRYHLTLAKVKGREGERIFNGVGDLKVGRGLNFGRLPVNSLHLCVIEGADVDGFYETVCTVTLR from the exons ATGGCTATTGCAGACGTTCTTCTTCACGACCCGGAGGACAAACgtgatgaagaaaaacaaaagaacaaagaccATAGGCACAAAACCGCTAAGCCTAAAGAAA ATGTCAACAAAAAGTCTCGCATGCGGACAGCTGATGATGTAATCTCTCGGATTCTCTGGGACTCTTCGGTGGACGCGTCCCAATTCGTAGTGGGATATGTGGACCGTTTCTTGGGCGTGATGGAGCGCCCCTTCTCTGACTTCAACTGGGACACTAACCCAGGTGACTGCGACTACACCGAGATTGCCCTCCCCAGACACAGGATCCAGTACTTCACCTACAGAAGTCACCGTGTCTGGGACCGACACAGCAGGACTGACAGGGTGTTTGGGTCCACCGGTCAATCTCTGGCTCCCCCCTTTGGAGGGGAGGAGGAAGTAGGAG AAACACAGCTTGACGACCAAGAGCAACAAGAGAGAGTAACTTTGGATCACCCAGAATCAACAAGAGCGGAGCCACCTGCCGGTGTCGGGCAGAGAATGGAGTGTACTCAGGCTGAGAACACACATCTGGAAGAAGACAAGCACAGTGAGATGAACGCTCGCACCTCTGAGTTGGCATGTGACGTGGAAGAGGCTCCAAATAG CGTGAAGGCCTTGACAGATAAAGTAGGGCTGGGATTAAAAGACGGAGACACCAATGAGAAATTGGCCAACGGGGAAGAAAGTTTTGAAGGCCAGAACAATTTG AATCTCTTGGCACCTCTCGAGCAGCGAGAAGAGAGCTGCGGTCTTCGTCGCCCTAAAAAGAAACCCACACACTTCATCACGTTCAGGGCCAACACTCCTGCCATCCTCAGCTGTTTCCAGCAGCTCCAGGAGGAGATCTGCGCCCTTCTCCCGTCGTCCGCCCCTCACTGGCAGGACTCCTCCAGCCTGCACGTCACCCTGTGCCTCCTGGTGCTGGCGGGCCCGGCCGAAGTGGAGGCCGCAGAGGAGATCCTCCGACGCTTTGCCCACTTTGATCGCAACCCCCCGGTGACCGTGAGCTTCACCGTGAAGCTGAAGGATTTCAACGGCAGGGTGCTGTACCTGAGCCCCCAGCCTCAGCTTCCACTCCAGCAGCTCAATGGTGGCCTGCAGGAAGCCTACAGGAGCAAGGGCTTGCTCCACAGGAACTCCTACAACCCACGCTATCATCTCACCCTGGCCAAAGTAAAGGGCAGGGAGGGAGAACGCATCTTCAATGGTGTGGGCGACCTGAAGGTGGGCAGAGGTTTAAATTTTGGCCGTTTGCCTGTGAACTCCTTGCACCTTTGTGTCATCGAGGGTGCCGATGTGGACGGTTTTTACGAGACTGTGTGCACAGTAACGCTTCgataa
- the leng9 gene encoding leukocyte receptor cluster member 9 isoform X3, producing MSHRLTQLICEVTSSSLDPAMAIADVLLHDPEDKRDEEKQKNKDHRHKTAKPKESEGKDVNKKSRMRTADDVISRILWDSSVDASQFVVGYVDRFLGVMERPFSDFNWDTNPGDCDYTEIALPRHRIQYFTYRSHRVWDRHSRTDRVFGSTGQSLAPPFGGEEEVGETQLDDQEQQERVTLDHPESTRAEPPAGVGQRMECTQAENTHLEEDKHSEMNARTSELACDVEEAPNSVKALTDKVGLGLKDGDTNEKLANGEESFEGQNNLNLLAPLEQREESCGLRRPKKKPTHFITFRANTPAILSCFQQLQEEICALLPSSAPHWQDSSSLHVTLCLLVLAGPAEVEAAEEILRRFAHFDRNPPVTVSFTVKLKDFNGRVLYLSPQPQLPLQQLNGGLQEAYRSKGLLHRNSYNPRYHLTLAKVKGREGERIFNGVGDLKVGRGLNFGRLPVNSLHLCVIEGADVDGFYETVCTVTLR from the exons ATGTCTCACAGGTTAACCCAGCTGATCTGTGAAGTAACCAGCAGCTCGCT TGACCCAGCTATGGCTATTGCAGACGTTCTTCTTCACGACCCGGAGGACAAACgtgatgaagaaaaacaaaagaacaaagaccATAGGCACAAAACCGCTAAGCCTAAAGAAAGTGAGGGAAAAG ATGTCAACAAAAAGTCTCGCATGCGGACAGCTGATGATGTAATCTCTCGGATTCTCTGGGACTCTTCGGTGGACGCGTCCCAATTCGTAGTGGGATATGTGGACCGTTTCTTGGGCGTGATGGAGCGCCCCTTCTCTGACTTCAACTGGGACACTAACCCAGGTGACTGCGACTACACCGAGATTGCCCTCCCCAGACACAGGATCCAGTACTTCACCTACAGAAGTCACCGTGTCTGGGACCGACACAGCAGGACTGACAGGGTGTTTGGGTCCACCGGTCAATCTCTGGCTCCCCCCTTTGGAGGGGAGGAGGAAGTAGGAG AAACACAGCTTGACGACCAAGAGCAACAAGAGAGAGTAACTTTGGATCACCCAGAATCAACAAGAGCGGAGCCACCTGCCGGTGTCGGGCAGAGAATGGAGTGTACTCAGGCTGAGAACACACATCTGGAAGAAGACAAGCACAGTGAGATGAACGCTCGCACCTCTGAGTTGGCATGTGACGTGGAAGAGGCTCCAAATAG CGTGAAGGCCTTGACAGATAAAGTAGGGCTGGGATTAAAAGACGGAGACACCAATGAGAAATTGGCCAACGGGGAAGAAAGTTTTGAAGGCCAGAACAATTTG AATCTCTTGGCACCTCTCGAGCAGCGAGAAGAGAGCTGCGGTCTTCGTCGCCCTAAAAAGAAACCCACACACTTCATCACGTTCAGGGCCAACACTCCTGCCATCCTCAGCTGTTTCCAGCAGCTCCAGGAGGAGATCTGCGCCCTTCTCCCGTCGTCCGCCCCTCACTGGCAGGACTCCTCCAGCCTGCACGTCACCCTGTGCCTCCTGGTGCTGGCGGGCCCGGCCGAAGTGGAGGCCGCAGAGGAGATCCTCCGACGCTTTGCCCACTTTGATCGCAACCCCCCGGTGACCGTGAGCTTCACCGTGAAGCTGAAGGATTTCAACGGCAGGGTGCTGTACCTGAGCCCCCAGCCTCAGCTTCCACTCCAGCAGCTCAATGGTGGCCTGCAGGAAGCCTACAGGAGCAAGGGCTTGCTCCACAGGAACTCCTACAACCCACGCTATCATCTCACCCTGGCCAAAGTAAAGGGCAGGGAGGGAGAACGCATCTTCAATGGTGTGGGCGACCTGAAGGTGGGCAGAGGTTTAAATTTTGGCCGTTTGCCTGTGAACTCCTTGCACCTTTGTGTCATCGAGGGTGCCGATGTGGACGGTTTTTACGAGACTGTGTGCACAGTAACGCTTCgataa
- the leng9 gene encoding leukocyte receptor cluster member 9 isoform X2, whose translation MASECSGVSSSTENAAVQIDTSRAEGPAHPEDVKTDEKGVDVCPFFLEGKCHFGVRCRMSHRLTQLICEVTSSSLDPAMAIADVLLHDPEDKRDEEKQKNKDHRHKTAKPKENVNKKSRMRTADDVISRILWDSSVDASQFVVGYVDRFLGVMERPFSDFNWDTNPGDCDYTEIALPRHRIQYFTYRSHRVWDRHSRTDRVFGSTGQSLAPPFGGEEEVGETQLDDQEQQERVTLDHPESTRAEPPAGVGQRMECTQAENTHLEEDKHSEMNARTSELACDVEEAPNSVKALTDKVGLGLKDGDTNEKLANGEESFEGQNNLNLLAPLEQREESCGLRRPKKKPTHFITFRANTPAILSCFQQLQEEICALLPSSAPHWQDSSSLHVTLCLLVLAGPAEVEAAEEILRRFAHFDRNPPVTVSFTVKLKDFNGRVLYLSPQPQLPLQQLNGGLQEAYRSKGLLHRNSYNPRYHLTLAKVKGREGERIFNGVGDLKVGRGLNFGRLPVNSLHLCVIEGADVDGFYETVCTVTLR comes from the exons ATGGCGTCGGAATGCTCTGGGGTGTCCTCAAGCACAGAGAATGCTGCTGTCCAAATAGACACAAGCAGAGCAGAAGGTCCAGCTCACCCAGAAGATGTCAAAACAG ATGAGAAAGGAGTCGACGTGTGCCCGTTCTTCCTGGAAGGGAAGTGTCACTTCGGTGTCAGATGTCGTATGTCTCACAGGTTAACCCAGCTGATCTGTGAAGTAACCAGCAGCTCGCT TGACCCAGCTATGGCTATTGCAGACGTTCTTCTTCACGACCCGGAGGACAAACgtgatgaagaaaaacaaaagaacaaagaccATAGGCACAAAACCGCTAAGCCTAAAGAAA ATGTCAACAAAAAGTCTCGCATGCGGACAGCTGATGATGTAATCTCTCGGATTCTCTGGGACTCTTCGGTGGACGCGTCCCAATTCGTAGTGGGATATGTGGACCGTTTCTTGGGCGTGATGGAGCGCCCCTTCTCTGACTTCAACTGGGACACTAACCCAGGTGACTGCGACTACACCGAGATTGCCCTCCCCAGACACAGGATCCAGTACTTCACCTACAGAAGTCACCGTGTCTGGGACCGACACAGCAGGACTGACAGGGTGTTTGGGTCCACCGGTCAATCTCTGGCTCCCCCCTTTGGAGGGGAGGAGGAAGTAGGAG AAACACAGCTTGACGACCAAGAGCAACAAGAGAGAGTAACTTTGGATCACCCAGAATCAACAAGAGCGGAGCCACCTGCCGGTGTCGGGCAGAGAATGGAGTGTACTCAGGCTGAGAACACACATCTGGAAGAAGACAAGCACAGTGAGATGAACGCTCGCACCTCTGAGTTGGCATGTGACGTGGAAGAGGCTCCAAATAG CGTGAAGGCCTTGACAGATAAAGTAGGGCTGGGATTAAAAGACGGAGACACCAATGAGAAATTGGCCAACGGGGAAGAAAGTTTTGAAGGCCAGAACAATTTG AATCTCTTGGCACCTCTCGAGCAGCGAGAAGAGAGCTGCGGTCTTCGTCGCCCTAAAAAGAAACCCACACACTTCATCACGTTCAGGGCCAACACTCCTGCCATCCTCAGCTGTTTCCAGCAGCTCCAGGAGGAGATCTGCGCCCTTCTCCCGTCGTCCGCCCCTCACTGGCAGGACTCCTCCAGCCTGCACGTCACCCTGTGCCTCCTGGTGCTGGCGGGCCCGGCCGAAGTGGAGGCCGCAGAGGAGATCCTCCGACGCTTTGCCCACTTTGATCGCAACCCCCCGGTGACCGTGAGCTTCACCGTGAAGCTGAAGGATTTCAACGGCAGGGTGCTGTACCTGAGCCCCCAGCCTCAGCTTCCACTCCAGCAGCTCAATGGTGGCCTGCAGGAAGCCTACAGGAGCAAGGGCTTGCTCCACAGGAACTCCTACAACCCACGCTATCATCTCACCCTGGCCAAAGTAAAGGGCAGGGAGGGAGAACGCATCTTCAATGGTGTGGGCGACCTGAAGGTGGGCAGAGGTTTAAATTTTGGCCGTTTGCCTGTGAACTCCTTGCACCTTTGTGTCATCGAGGGTGCCGATGTGGACGGTTTTTACGAGACTGTGTGCACAGTAACGCTTCgataa
- the leng9 gene encoding leukocyte receptor cluster member 9 isoform X1, with protein sequence MASECSGVSSSTENAAVQIDTSRAEGPAHPEDVKTDEKGVDVCPFFLEGKCHFGVRCRMSHRLTQLICEVTSSSLDPAMAIADVLLHDPEDKRDEEKQKNKDHRHKTAKPKESEGKDVNKKSRMRTADDVISRILWDSSVDASQFVVGYVDRFLGVMERPFSDFNWDTNPGDCDYTEIALPRHRIQYFTYRSHRVWDRHSRTDRVFGSTGQSLAPPFGGEEEVGETQLDDQEQQERVTLDHPESTRAEPPAGVGQRMECTQAENTHLEEDKHSEMNARTSELACDVEEAPNSVKALTDKVGLGLKDGDTNEKLANGEESFEGQNNLNLLAPLEQREESCGLRRPKKKPTHFITFRANTPAILSCFQQLQEEICALLPSSAPHWQDSSSLHVTLCLLVLAGPAEVEAAEEILRRFAHFDRNPPVTVSFTVKLKDFNGRVLYLSPQPQLPLQQLNGGLQEAYRSKGLLHRNSYNPRYHLTLAKVKGREGERIFNGVGDLKVGRGLNFGRLPVNSLHLCVIEGADVDGFYETVCTVTLR encoded by the exons ATGGCGTCGGAATGCTCTGGGGTGTCCTCAAGCACAGAGAATGCTGCTGTCCAAATAGACACAAGCAGAGCAGAAGGTCCAGCTCACCCAGAAGATGTCAAAACAG ATGAGAAAGGAGTCGACGTGTGCCCGTTCTTCCTGGAAGGGAAGTGTCACTTCGGTGTCAGATGTCGTATGTCTCACAGGTTAACCCAGCTGATCTGTGAAGTAACCAGCAGCTCGCT TGACCCAGCTATGGCTATTGCAGACGTTCTTCTTCACGACCCGGAGGACAAACgtgatgaagaaaaacaaaagaacaaagaccATAGGCACAAAACCGCTAAGCCTAAAGAAAGTGAGGGAAAAG ATGTCAACAAAAAGTCTCGCATGCGGACAGCTGATGATGTAATCTCTCGGATTCTCTGGGACTCTTCGGTGGACGCGTCCCAATTCGTAGTGGGATATGTGGACCGTTTCTTGGGCGTGATGGAGCGCCCCTTCTCTGACTTCAACTGGGACACTAACCCAGGTGACTGCGACTACACCGAGATTGCCCTCCCCAGACACAGGATCCAGTACTTCACCTACAGAAGTCACCGTGTCTGGGACCGACACAGCAGGACTGACAGGGTGTTTGGGTCCACCGGTCAATCTCTGGCTCCCCCCTTTGGAGGGGAGGAGGAAGTAGGAG AAACACAGCTTGACGACCAAGAGCAACAAGAGAGAGTAACTTTGGATCACCCAGAATCAACAAGAGCGGAGCCACCTGCCGGTGTCGGGCAGAGAATGGAGTGTACTCAGGCTGAGAACACACATCTGGAAGAAGACAAGCACAGTGAGATGAACGCTCGCACCTCTGAGTTGGCATGTGACGTGGAAGAGGCTCCAAATAG CGTGAAGGCCTTGACAGATAAAGTAGGGCTGGGATTAAAAGACGGAGACACCAATGAGAAATTGGCCAACGGGGAAGAAAGTTTTGAAGGCCAGAACAATTTG AATCTCTTGGCACCTCTCGAGCAGCGAGAAGAGAGCTGCGGTCTTCGTCGCCCTAAAAAGAAACCCACACACTTCATCACGTTCAGGGCCAACACTCCTGCCATCCTCAGCTGTTTCCAGCAGCTCCAGGAGGAGATCTGCGCCCTTCTCCCGTCGTCCGCCCCTCACTGGCAGGACTCCTCCAGCCTGCACGTCACCCTGTGCCTCCTGGTGCTGGCGGGCCCGGCCGAAGTGGAGGCCGCAGAGGAGATCCTCCGACGCTTTGCCCACTTTGATCGCAACCCCCCGGTGACCGTGAGCTTCACCGTGAAGCTGAAGGATTTCAACGGCAGGGTGCTGTACCTGAGCCCCCAGCCTCAGCTTCCACTCCAGCAGCTCAATGGTGGCCTGCAGGAAGCCTACAGGAGCAAGGGCTTGCTCCACAGGAACTCCTACAACCCACGCTATCATCTCACCCTGGCCAAAGTAAAGGGCAGGGAGGGAGAACGCATCTTCAATGGTGTGGGCGACCTGAAGGTGGGCAGAGGTTTAAATTTTGGCCGTTTGCCTGTGAACTCCTTGCACCTTTGTGTCATCGAGGGTGCCGATGTGGACGGTTTTTACGAGACTGTGTGCACAGTAACGCTTCgataa
- the flcn gene encoding folliculin isoform X2: MLSILKTSMNALVALCHFCELHGPRTLFCTEALHPPSPSSQAGVAVPGGDRDVDRDGEGLTMRANNSATQRGEMCEGCRSLPASHPGFMSIDDETGIRFVSHQHPREPQLFSVVRQACVRSLSCEVCPGREGPIFFGDEQHGFVFSHTFFIKDSLARGFQRWYSIVMVAMDRIYLINSWPFLLRHLRLTIQSLQSTALKVFDNEHGVCPQRAVRMNSVFSPAVFPHQRSGNAARSLTSLTQHPNLWATLHSSFSWLLKACGSRLTEKLLEGAPTEDTLVLIERQTEQEEEMSCWEGAEGGISKPRGHQLDSELGHDDQSPGPRFRSLRHLRQVLGAAEFRQVAWHVLMGNQVIWRGIDSKLIQSAFTVLKSLLPVGCVRSVPYSAHYEEAYKCNFLGLSPDVAIPAHVISSEFSVLVDVTSAPGCQSLSTEDNICSLYQFNMSSANTQPTDRGPTLLNKLEVALSNENLSVDVVSHCLLCLKEEWMNKVKVLFKFSKVDGRGREDTHKVLALLGTTGPGEEDNVRLLKFWMTGLSKTYKSHLMSAVRGGERSPSQ; encoded by the exons ATGCTGTCGATTTTAAAGACAAGC ATGAACGCTCTGGTGGCTCTCTGTCATTTCTGTGAGCTCCATGGGCCGAGGACACTGTTCTGCACCGAGGCTTTGCACCCTCCGTCCCCGTCCTCCCAGGCAGGCGTCGCAGTGCCCGGCGGGGACAGAGATGTTGACCGGGACGGTGAGGGACTCACCATGAGGGCCAACAACTCGGCCACACAGAGGGGGGAAATGTGTGAG GGGTGTCGCTCCCTCCCTGCATCCCACCCAGGCTTCATGAGCATCGACGACGAGACGGGCATTCGTTTTGTGAGCCACCAGCATCCCAGAGAGCCGCAGCTCTTTAGCGTCGTGCGCCAGGCTTGCGTACGCAGCCTCAGCTGTGAG GTGTGCCCCGGGCGCGAAGGACCAATTTTCTTTGGGGACGAGCAACACGGTTTTGTGTTCTCGCATACCTTCTTCATCAAGGATAGTCTCGCCAGAGGCTTCCAGCGCTGGTACAGCATCGTCATGGTGGCGATGGACAGGATCTACCTCATTAACTCCTGGCCTTTTCTGTTACGCCATCTCCGACTGACCATACAGAGTCTGCAAAGCACCGCCCTGAAG GTGTTTGACAACGAGCATGGCGTTTGCCCCCAGCGAGCAGTGAGGATGAACAGCGTGTTCTCACCTGCCGTGTTCCCGCACCAGAGGAGTGGAAATGCAGCCCGCTCCCTAACGTCTCTCACGCAACATCCCAATCTCTGGGCCACCCTGCACTCCTCCTTCAGCTG GCTCCTGAAGGCCTGCGGGAGTCGTCTGACAGAGAAGCTGCTGGAAGGAGCCCCCACTGAGGACACACTGGTGCTCATTGAGAGGCAGACAG AACAAGAGGAGGAAATGAGCTGCTGGGAAGGAGCCGAAGGAGGCATTTCCAAGCCACGGGGCCATCAGTTGGACAGCGAATTAGGTCACGACGATCAGTCGCCTGGTCCCAGGTTTAGGTCACTGAGGCATTTGAGACAG GTGCTTGGGGCTGCTGAGTTCCGGCAGGTGGCGTGGCATGTGCTCATGGGAAATCAGGTCATATGGAGAGGCATCGACTCCAAGCTCATCCAGTCTGCTTTTACCGTACTCAAG TCGTTGCTCCCGGTAGGCTGTGTGCGTTCAGTTCCCTACAGCGCTCACTATGAAGAAGCCTACAAGTGCAACTTCTTGGGTCTGAGCCCAGATGTGGCCATTCCAGCCCATGTCATCTCTTCAG AGTTTTCAGTGCTGGTGGACGTCACCTCAGCGCCTGGCTGTCAAAGCCTGTCGACAGAAGACAATATCTGTTCGCTTTATCAGTTCAATATGAGCAGTGCAAACACACAGCCCACAGACAGAG GTCCGACATTACTGAACAAACTGGAGGTGGCGCTGTCCAACGAGAACTTGTCTGTGGATGTGGTGTCTCACTGTCTGCTGTGTTTGAAGGAGGAGTGGATGAA CAAGGTCAAAGTGCTCTTTAAGTTCTCCAAAGTGGACGGGAGAGGCAGGGAGGACACCCACAAGGTTCTGGCCCTGCTCGGCACCACGGGGCCCGGCGAGGAGGACAACGTGCGGCTGCTCAAGTTCTGGATGACGGGACTTAGCAAAACCTACAAGAGCCATCTGATGAGCGCCGTCCGGGGAGGGGAAAGGAGCCCCAGCCAGTGA
- the flcn gene encoding folliculin isoform X1 produces the protein MLSILKTSMNALVALCHFCELHGPRTLFCTEALHPPSPSSQAGVAVPGGDRDVDRDGEGLTMRANNSATQRGEMCEGCRSLPASHPGFMSIDDETGIRFVSHQHPREPQLFSVVRQACVRSLSCEVTGDVCPGREGPIFFGDEQHGFVFSHTFFIKDSLARGFQRWYSIVMVAMDRIYLINSWPFLLRHLRLTIQSLQSTALKVFDNEHGVCPQRAVRMNSVFSPAVFPHQRSGNAARSLTSLTQHPNLWATLHSSFSWLLKACGSRLTEKLLEGAPTEDTLVLIERQTEQEEEMSCWEGAEGGISKPRGHQLDSELGHDDQSPGPRFRSLRHLRQVLGAAEFRQVAWHVLMGNQVIWRGIDSKLIQSAFTVLKSLLPVGCVRSVPYSAHYEEAYKCNFLGLSPDVAIPAHVISSEFSVLVDVTSAPGCQSLSTEDNICSLYQFNMSSANTQPTDRGPTLLNKLEVALSNENLSVDVVSHCLLCLKEEWMNKVKVLFKFSKVDGRGREDTHKVLALLGTTGPGEEDNVRLLKFWMTGLSKTYKSHLMSAVRGGERSPSQ, from the exons ATGCTGTCGATTTTAAAGACAAGC ATGAACGCTCTGGTGGCTCTCTGTCATTTCTGTGAGCTCCATGGGCCGAGGACACTGTTCTGCACCGAGGCTTTGCACCCTCCGTCCCCGTCCTCCCAGGCAGGCGTCGCAGTGCCCGGCGGGGACAGAGATGTTGACCGGGACGGTGAGGGACTCACCATGAGGGCCAACAACTCGGCCACACAGAGGGGGGAAATGTGTGAG GGGTGTCGCTCCCTCCCTGCATCCCACCCAGGCTTCATGAGCATCGACGACGAGACGGGCATTCGTTTTGTGAGCCACCAGCATCCCAGAGAGCCGCAGCTCTTTAGCGTCGTGCGCCAGGCTTGCGTACGCAGCCTCAGCTGTGAGGTAACTGGTGAC GTGTGCCCCGGGCGCGAAGGACCAATTTTCTTTGGGGACGAGCAACACGGTTTTGTGTTCTCGCATACCTTCTTCATCAAGGATAGTCTCGCCAGAGGCTTCCAGCGCTGGTACAGCATCGTCATGGTGGCGATGGACAGGATCTACCTCATTAACTCCTGGCCTTTTCTGTTACGCCATCTCCGACTGACCATACAGAGTCTGCAAAGCACCGCCCTGAAG GTGTTTGACAACGAGCATGGCGTTTGCCCCCAGCGAGCAGTGAGGATGAACAGCGTGTTCTCACCTGCCGTGTTCCCGCACCAGAGGAGTGGAAATGCAGCCCGCTCCCTAACGTCTCTCACGCAACATCCCAATCTCTGGGCCACCCTGCACTCCTCCTTCAGCTG GCTCCTGAAGGCCTGCGGGAGTCGTCTGACAGAGAAGCTGCTGGAAGGAGCCCCCACTGAGGACACACTGGTGCTCATTGAGAGGCAGACAG AACAAGAGGAGGAAATGAGCTGCTGGGAAGGAGCCGAAGGAGGCATTTCCAAGCCACGGGGCCATCAGTTGGACAGCGAATTAGGTCACGACGATCAGTCGCCTGGTCCCAGGTTTAGGTCACTGAGGCATTTGAGACAG GTGCTTGGGGCTGCTGAGTTCCGGCAGGTGGCGTGGCATGTGCTCATGGGAAATCAGGTCATATGGAGAGGCATCGACTCCAAGCTCATCCAGTCTGCTTTTACCGTACTCAAG TCGTTGCTCCCGGTAGGCTGTGTGCGTTCAGTTCCCTACAGCGCTCACTATGAAGAAGCCTACAAGTGCAACTTCTTGGGTCTGAGCCCAGATGTGGCCATTCCAGCCCATGTCATCTCTTCAG AGTTTTCAGTGCTGGTGGACGTCACCTCAGCGCCTGGCTGTCAAAGCCTGTCGACAGAAGACAATATCTGTTCGCTTTATCAGTTCAATATGAGCAGTGCAAACACACAGCCCACAGACAGAG GTCCGACATTACTGAACAAACTGGAGGTGGCGCTGTCCAACGAGAACTTGTCTGTGGATGTGGTGTCTCACTGTCTGCTGTGTTTGAAGGAGGAGTGGATGAA CAAGGTCAAAGTGCTCTTTAAGTTCTCCAAAGTGGACGGGAGAGGCAGGGAGGACACCCACAAGGTTCTGGCCCTGCTCGGCACCACGGGGCCCGGCGAGGAGGACAACGTGCGGCTGCTCAAGTTCTGGATGACGGGACTTAGCAAAACCTACAAGAGCCATCTGATGAGCGCCGTCCGGGGAGGGGAAAGGAGCCCCAGCCAGTGA